A section of the Drosophila subobscura isolate 14011-0131.10 chromosome A, UCBerk_Dsub_1.0, whole genome shotgun sequence genome encodes:
- the LOC117900589 gene encoding neurobeachin isoform X14 translates to MDSLERLMRAAPLPRMLTSGVVATAAAAAATAAAAASGGKGSAGIEQRALVHASLAAATVGRKGRHLTGTFCLTGDTMEGIIQCLVFLKAFSLVGGEFDMELNFVIQDAQNIKHMLELLDHCPPNLQAEIWSVFIAILRKSVRNLQACTDVGLIEHVLVRLQRSETVVADLLIEMLGVLASYSITVKELKLLFGTMKATNGKWPRHSAKLLNVLRQMPHRNGPDVFFSFPGRKGSAMVLPPLAKWPYENGFTFTTWFRLDPINSVNIEREKPYLYCFKTSKGVGYTAHFVGNCLVLTSMKVKGKGFQHCVKYEFQPRKWYMIAIVYIYNRWTKSEIKCLVNGQLASSTEMAWFVSTNDPFDKCYIGATPELDEERVFCGQMSAIYLFSEALTTQQICAMHRLGPGYKSQFRFDNECYLNLPDNHKRVSHFQLLPATSLMVAGAGLGVGSSGSGSGAASGGAIDAAAAAASGQQQLQLQFQTLAAEQEARAIDWSDERLDLNAAFVKIRAVLTARNAVTLAALPGAGVVAVAGGGTAATATGAGAAAAGVNDSSNNIHEGEGQGHPIPGQGPTGPAADDPLGHLHTGNASFDQLRRMSVSVSSQSSGQAAGGADTEEVNQLKAVLYDGKLSNAIVFMYNPVATDGQLCLQSSPKGNVSYFVHTPHALMLQDVKAVVTHSIHCTLNSIGGIQVLFPLFSQLDMAHEGIGDIKRDPSLCSKLLGFICELVETSQTVQQHMIQNRGFLVISFMLQRSSREHLTLEVLGSFLNLTKYLVTCLSANSDLLLKQLNTGLRNPFKKFYQLFCFSFLTWQLLDHVLFNPALWIYTPANVQARLYSYLATEFLSDTQIYSNVRRVSTVLQTVHTLKYYYWVVNPRAKSGIIPKGLDGPRPAQKDILAIRAYILLFLKQLIMIGNGVKEDELQSILNYLTTMHEDENLHDVLQMLISLMSEHPSSMVPAFDVKHGVRSIFKLLAAESQLIRLQALKLLGFFLSRSTHNVNSSSLARRKYDVMSPHNLYTLLAERLLLYEESLSLPTYNVLYEIMTEHISQQILYTRHPEPESHYRLENPMILKVVATLIRQSKQTESLIDVKKLFLQDMTLLCNSNRENRRTVLQMSVWQEWLIAMAYIHPKNSEEQKISDMVYSLFRMLLHHAIKHEYGGWRVWVDTLAIVHSKVSYEEFKLQFAQMYEHYERQRTDNITDPALRQARPISTISGWEREELQQQQNGGGAGAPVAAIQSQAGSTVPAVKGAVSIASLEDVAAVVEEEDEMEEETVEELESFELPVDEEADTQDTADPEGERERDSSLRPGSADGAEAPTAEQELPAMAPSTKSVIANISDVYNEQIKTDEALQATATATSTSTSTLAPAPTCNGSLETEQDSESDQVQVKLQEKPQSELEPAMGGQAALREALQLGDDMDVEELELATARDSLDVEQHVAHVMQSSEAALNDCKLVMDEALQEASSVLKDEEIELAVNEVVQGVLNNEKKSQEQQKQQQQEQQVPVEPQDNVSLLNSKNLLNNNYNNNNNPSPSEEEINTTTTTSTTTTTRVAADGEADGEAATEAEVNANEISTATPLQPSECPAADKAKTVTVTETEVAAASPSPTLEATNQKTEEAANKLNNNEKVEQPESSQESSSTPEISVSPDTDTTTEPEIEENNLLLQLAEPEAESVSDRVTAAEPSDDLVELAVRDIVEQLIEQVIDATAAATDATDARDAPVKTKTETETNNNELPAAKEAAGEAESQATAIQAVPQEEKPQAEESAESVAAAAEEIVHEVVEAALFLAQETQQAIPEEAAAPEIEIKMEIESKEHVTAIVSEVLDTLVEETVKAVGETFNVNVNVNVSKVEASEQTTQTSPAPPEEQPEEQQQQQAAATVAPTPARVKPMEVDSTTQTTPKNEAGVGVSSNAALLAQEEVQLQEEESQTGEQVEDCEEQSSGIDGNAQSLESSHYANPASGEAKLQQQQQPQQQQQQQQQQQQQQQPRSKSGSTRPMFSPGPTRPPFRIPEFKWSYIHQRLLSDVLFSLETDIQVWRSHSTKSVLDFVNSSENAIFVVNTVHLISQLADNLIIACGGLLPLLASATSPNSELDVLEPTQGMPLEVAVSFLQRLVNMADVLIFATSLNFGELEAEKNMSSGGILRQCLRLVCTCAVRNCLECKERTRYNVGALARDVPGAAHLQALIRGAQASPKNIVESITGQLSPVKDPEKLLQDMDVNRLRAVIYRDVEETKQAQFLSLAIVYFISVLMVSKYRDILEPPAEPQIQRQSPVLQRTSGGGGRQIQDSDYEIIVVDENNPSVLADNDSHSSGPPSIKANNQTTTTTTAHNINNNNTKTTTTTTKSTTIPTAAAAATTTTTTTIKIQQQPLSPPKPMVPQKLPKSVDSDVGSLNMNSTENEVPEVESSSEILIDDHHKPSHSNDESWTDVNLNEDAAVQAASAGMVVGLVDAGDKHDASHPHGQHGQQTGGTGAGGVPQQQQQHQQQHQQQHGSMGHGIMGAERGDKPDSEISVVRVPDGYGSGSTGSASGAPVGPGQGVGGGQRPRPEELPMKAPALVAQLPLTTPSREASLTQKLEIALGPVCPLLREIMVDFAPFLSKTLVGSHGQELLMEGKGLTTFKNSHSVVELVMLLCSQEWQNSLQKHAGLAFIELINEGRLLSHAMKDHIVRVANEAEFILNRMRADDVLKHADFESQCAQTLLERREEERMCDHLITAARRRDNVIASRLLEKVRNIMCNRHGAWGDVSGVGASAGVGVGTVAVQKGTYWKLDAWEDDARRRKRMVQNPRGSSHPQATLKAALENGGPEDAILQTRDEFHTQIAVSRSHPSAQHNGELLDDAELLIEDRELDLDLTGPVNISTKARLIAPGLVAPGTVSITSTEMFFEVDEEHPEFQKIDGEVLKYCDHLHGKWYFSEVRAIFSRRYLLQNVALEIFLASRTSILFAFPDQHTVKKVIKALPRVGVGIKYGIPQTRRASMMSPRQLMRNSNMTQKWQRREISNFEYLMFLNTIAGRTYNDLNQYPIFPWVLTNYESKDLDLSLPSNYRDLSKPIGALNPSRRAYFEERYESWDSDTIPPFHYGTHYSTAAFTLNWLVRVEPFTTMFLALQGGKFDYPDRLFSSVSLSWKNCQRDTSDVKELIPEWYFLPEMFYNASGYRLGHREDGALVDDIELPPWAKSPEEFVRINRMALESEFVSCQLHQWIDLIFGYKQRGPEAIRATNVFYYLTYEGSVDLDGILDPVMREAVENQIRNFGQTPSQLLMEPHPPRSSAMHLSPMMFSAMPEDLCQMLKFYQNSPVIHISANTYPQLSLPSVVTVTAGHQFAVNRWNCNYTASVQSPSYAESPQSPGSNQPLTIDPVLAVHGANNNSNAVSRRHLGDNFSQMLKIRSNCFVTTVDSRFLIACGFWDNSFRVFATETAKIVQIVFGHFGVVTCMARSECNITSDCYIASGSADCTVLLWHWNARTQSIVGEGDVPTPRATLTGHEQAVTSVVISAELGLVVSGSSNGPVLIHTTFGDLLRSLDPPSEFHSPELITMSREGFIVINYDKGNVAAYTINGKKLRHETHNDNLQCMLLSRDGEYLMTAGDRGIVEVWRTFNLAPLYAFPACNAGIRSLALTHDQKYLLAGLSTGSIIVFHIDFNRWHHEYQQRY, encoded by the exons ATCTGCTCATCGAGATGCTGGGCGTATTGGCCAGCTATAGCATAACGGTcaaggagctgaagctgctctTTGGTACGATGAAGGCAACGAATGGCAAGTGGCCGCGGCACTCGGCCAAATTGTTGAATGTCCTGCGCCAAATGCCGCACCGCAACGGGCCCGATGTGTTCTTTAGCTTTCCGGGCCGCAAGGGATCG GCCATGGTACTGCCGCCGTTGGCCAAGTGGCCGTATGAGAATGGATTTACCTTCACCACATGGTTTCGCCTGGATCCCATAAATTCGGTGAATATTGAGCGCGAGAAGCCCTACCTTTATTG CTTTAAGACCTCCAAGGGCGTGGGCTACACGGCGCACTTTGTGGGCAATTGTCTGGTGCTCACATCCATGAAGGTGAAGGGCAAGGGCTTTCAGCATTGTGTCAAATATGAGTTCCAGCCGCGAAAG TGGTATATGATTGCCATTGTGTATATATACAATCGTTGGACGAAAAGCGAAATCAAGTGCCTCGTTAATGGACAGCTGGCCTCTTCGACCGAAATGGCCTGGTTTGTTTCCACAAACGAT CCCTTTGACAAGTGCTATATTGGCGCCACACCGGAGCTGGATGAGGAGCGTGTCTTTTGTGGCCAAATGTCAGCCATTTATTTGTTCAGCGAAGCGCTGACCACACAACAGATCTGTGCCATGCATCGCCTGGGGCCGGGCTATAAG tCGCAATTTCGCTTCGATAATGAATGCTATCTGAATCTGCCGGACAATCACAAGCGGGTGAGTCACTTTCAACTGTTGCCAGCCACGTCGCTGatggtggcaggggcaggactGGGCGTTGGCAGTAGTGGGAGCGGCAGTGGAGCGGCCAGTGGCGGTGCCATCgatgccgctgcggcagccgccagtggccaacagcagctgcagttacAGTTTCAGACACTGGCCGCTGAGCAGGAGGCTCGGGCCATTGACTGGTCGGACGAGCGGCTCGATCTGAATGCCGCTTTCGTAAAGATTCGAGCAGTGCTGACCGCACGCAATGCCGTGACGCTGGCCGCGCTACCTGGGGCAGGAGTTGTAGCAGTTGCAGGAGGAGGCACTGCTGCAACAGCCACtggcgcaggagcagcagcagcaggagtcaacgacagcagcaacaacatccacGAGGGGGAAGGCCAAGGCCACCCAATCCCAGGCCAGGGACCCACTGGGCCCGCAGCGGACGATCCGCTCGGCCATTTGCACACTGGAAATGCTTCTTTTG ACCAATTGCGTCGCATGTCGGTCAGCGTGAGCAGCCAGAGCTCTGGCCAAGCGGCAGGCGGTGCCGACACCGAGGAGGTCAACCAGCTGAAAGCT GTGCTGTACGATGGAAAACTATCGAATGCCATTGTCTTCATGTACAATCCAGTGGCTACCGATGGCCAGCTCTGTTTGCAGTCATCCCCCAAGGGAAATGTATCATATTTTGTCCACACGCCGCATGCGCTGATGCTGCAG GACGTTAAGGCGGTGGTCACGCACTCGATACACTGCACCCTTAACTCGATTGGCGGCATCCAGGTGCTGTTCCCGCTGTTCTCGCAGCTGGATATGGCCCACGAGGGCATCGGGGACATCAAGCGGGATCCCTCTCTATG CTCCAAGCTGCTGGGTTTCATCTGCGAACTGGTGGAGACATCGCAGACGGTGCAGCAACATATGATCCAGAATCGTGGCTTTCTGGTCATCTCGTTCATGCTGCAGCGCTCCTCCCGTGAGCATCTCACGCTGGAGGTGCTCGGCTCGTTCCTCAATTTGACCAAATATCTGGTCACGTGCCTGTCGGCCAACAGCGATCTGCTGCTCAAGCAG TTGAACACAGGCCTGCGTAATCCTTTcaaaaaa TTCTACCAG TTGTTCTGTTTCTCGTTTCTCACGTGGCAGCTGCTCGACCACGTGCTGTTCAACCCAGCACTGTGGATCTACACGCCGGCGAATGTGCAGGCGCGACTGTACTCCTATCTGGCCACCGAGTTCCTCAGCGACACTCAAATCTACAGCAATGTGAGACGCGTGAGCACCGTACTGCAGACAGTGCACACACTCAAATACTACTACTGGGTGGTGAATCCACGTGCCAAGAGCGGTATCATACCCAAGGGTCTAG ATGGACCGCGTCCCGCGCAGAAGGATATACTGGCCATCCGTGCCTACATCCTGCTGTTCCTCAAGCAACTGATAATGATCGGCAACGGGGTCAAGGAGGATGAACTGCAGAGCATACTCAACTATTTGACCACAATGCATGAG GATGAAAACCTGCACGATGTGCTGCAGATGCTCATCTCATTGATGTCGGAGCATCCCAGCTCTATGGTACCTGCCTTCGATGTGAAGCACGGTGTTCGCAGCATCTTCAAGCTGCTGGCGGCCGAAAGTCAATTGATACGCCTGCAGGCCCTCAAGCTCCTTGGGTTCTTCCTGTCGCGCAGCACACACAA CGTAAACTCTTCCTCCCTGGCTAGGCGCAAGTACGATGTGATGTCGCCCCACAATCTCTACACGCTGCTGGCCGAACGGCTGCTCCTCTACGAGGAGTCACTGTCCCTGCCCACCTACAATGTCCTCTACGAGATCATGACGGAGCACATATCGCAGCAGATTCTGTACACGCGCCACCCAGAACCAGAGAGTCATTATCGCCTCGAGAATCCAA TGATACTGAAGGTGGTGGCCACACTGATACGACAGTCGAAGCAGACCGAGTCGCTAATCGATGTGAAGAAGTTGTTCCTGCAGGACATGACGCTGCTGTGCAACAGCAATCGGGAGAACCGTCGCACAGTGCTGCAGATGTCCGTGTGGCAGGAGTGGCTCATCGCGATGGCCTACATCCATCCAAAGAACAGCGAGGAGCAAAAGATCAGCGACATGGTCTACTCGCTCTTCCGCATGCTTCTGCACCATGCGATCAAGCACGAGTATGGCGGCTGGCGCGTCTGGGTGGACACTCTGGCCATCGTCCATTCGAAGGTCTCGTACGAGGAGTTCAAGCTGCAGTTTGCCCAGATGTACGAGCACTATGAGCGCCAGCGCACGGACAACATTACAGATCCGGCCCTGCGCCAAGCCCGTCCAATCAGCACGATCAGCGGCTGGGAgcgcgaggagctgcagcagcagcagaacggaGGCGGAGCTGGAGCACCTGTGGCTGCCATTCAGAGCCAGGCTGGAAGCACGGTACCAGCTGTGAAGGGTGCCGTGTCTATAGCCTCGCTGGAGGATGTGGCCGCTGtcgtcgaggaggaggacgagatggaggaggagaccgtcgaggagctggagagctTTGAGCTGCCTGTCGATGAGGAAGCAGATACCCAGGACACCGCAGATCCCGAAGGTGAACGCGAACGTGATTCCTCTCTCCGCCCCGGCAGCGCTGACGGAGCTGAGGCTCCAACGGCGGAACAGGAGCTGCCAGCAATGGCACCGAGCACCAAGTCGGTCATTGCCAACATTTCCGATGTGTACAACGAGCAAATCAAAACGGACGAAGCGCTCcaggccacggccacggccacgtccacgtccacgtccactcTGGCGCCAGCGCCAACCTGCAATGGCAGCCTCGAGACGGAACAGGACTCGGAGTCTGACCAAGTTCAGGTAAAGTTGCAGGAGAAGCCACAGTCAGAGCTGGAACCTGCGATGGGTGGCCAGGCGGCGCTCAGGGAAGCCCTGCAGCTTGGCGATGACATGGatgtggaggagctggagctggccacgGCCAGGGATTCACTCGATGTGGAGCAGCATGTTGCACATGTTATGCAGTCCTCCGAGGCGGCGCTCAACGACTGCAAGCTGGTCATGGACGAGGCGCTGCAGGAGGCCTCCTCCGTGTTGAAAGACGAGGAGATTGAGCTGGCCGTCAACGAGGTTGTCCAGGGTGTACTCAACAACGAGAAGAAGtcccaggagcagcagaagcagcagcagcaagagcagcaggtGCCGGTGGAGCCGCAGGATAATGTCAGTCTGCTGAATAGCAAGAATTTGctcaacaacaattacaacaacaacaacaatcccagtcccagcgaAGAAGAGATCaacacaaccaccaccaccagcaccaccaccaccaccagagtCGCAGCGGATGGCGAGGCGGATGGGGAGGCTGCGACGGAAGCGGAGGTCAATGCCAACGAGATCAGCACAGCCACGCCTCTCCAGCCGAGCGAGTGTCCTGCTGCAGATAAAGCGAaaacggtaacggtaacggaaacggaagtggcAGCCGCCAGTCCGAGCCCCACGCTAGAAGCAACCAATCAAAAGACTGAAGAAGCAGCCAACAAGCTGAACAATAACGAGAAAGTcgagcagccagagagcagcCAGGAGAGCAGCTCCACGCCAGAGATCAGCGTCAGTCCGGACACGGACACCACCACAGAGCCGGAGATCGAGGAGAACAATCTCCTGTTGCAGTTGGCTGAGCCCGAGGCGGAGTCCGTGTCCGATCGAGTGACAGCTGCCGAGCCAAGTGACGATCTGGTGGAGCTGGCAGTGCGCGACATTGTGGAGCAGCTGATCGAGCAGGTGATcgatgccacagcagcggcaacagatGCAACAGATGCGAGAGATGCTCCagtcaaaaccaaaaccgagacggagaccaacaacaacgagcTGCCAGCCGCCAAAGAAGCGGCAGGGGAAGCGGAATCGCAAGCCACCGCCATCCAGGCCGTGCCTCAGGAGGAGAAACCCCAGGCGGAGGAGTCCGCCGAgagtgtggctgctgccgccgaaGAGATTGTCCACGAGGTGGTGGAGGCTGCGCTATTCCTGGCCCAGGAAACCCAGCAGGCAATCCCTGAAGAAGCAGCTGCACCCGAAATagaaattaaaatggaaatcgAATCGAAGGAGCATGTAACGGCCATTGTCAGCGAGGTGCTGGACACACTGGTCGAGGAGACTGTGAAGGCGGTGGGCGAGACCTTCAATGTTAATGTCAACGTCAACGTGAGCAAGGTGGAGGCCTCAGAGCAGACGACCCAAACCTCGCCGGCACCGCCAGAGGAGCAGCccgaggaacagcagcagcagcaggccgcaGCAACAGTAGCACCCACGCCCGCACGGGTCAAGCCCATGGAGGTGGACTCGACAACACAGACAACGCCAAAGAATGAGGCTGGGGTGGGAGTCAGCAGCAACGCTGCGCTGTTGGCCCAGGAggaggtgcagctgcaggaggaggaatcCCAGACCGGGGAGCAGGTGGAGGACTGTGAGGAGCAGTCGTCGGGAATCGACGGAAATGCACAGTCTCTCGAGTCCAGTCACTACG CGAATCCAGCCAGTGGAGAGGCaaagctgcaacagcagcagcaaccgcaacagcaacaacagcagcaacaacagcagcagcagcagcagcagccgcgctCAAAGTCGGGATCGACACGGCCGATGTTCAGTCCCGGACCGACGCGACCGCCTTTCCGTATACCGGAATTCAAGTGGTCGTACATCCATCAGCGTCTGCTCAGTGATGTGCTCTTCTCGCTGGAGACCGACATTCAGGTGTGGCGCAGCCACTCCACCAAGAGCGTCCTCGACTTTGTCAACTCCAGCGAGAATGCCATCTTTGTGGTGAACACGGTGCATTTGATCTCCCAGCTGGCCGACAATCTGATCATCGCCTGTGGCGGCCTGTTGCCTCTTTTGGCCAGTGCCACATCCCCGAAT TCGGAGCTGGATGTGCTGGAGCCGACGCAGGGAATGCCCCTGGAGGTGGCCGTCTCCTTCTTGCAGCGTCTGGTGAACATGGCCGATGTCCTGATCTTTGCCACCTCGCTGAACTTTGGCGAACTGGAGGCCGAGAAGAACATGTCCAGCGGCGGCATACTGCGCCAGTGTCTGCGCCTTGTCTGCACCTGTGCCGTGCGCAACTGCCTAGAGTGCAAGGAGCGCACCCGCTACAATGTGGGCGCCCTAGCGCGTGATGTGCCCGGTGCGGCGCATCTGCAGGCGCTCATTCGTGGTGCTCAGGCATCGCCAAAG AACATTGTGGAATCAATCACTGGTCAATTATCGCCCGTCAAGGATCCCGAGAAGCTGTTGCAGGACATGGACGTGAATCGCTTGAGGGCCGTCATCTACCGTGATGTG GAGGAGACAAAGCAAGCGCAGTTCCTCTCCCTGGCCATTGTCTACTTTATCTCCGTGCTGATGGTGTCCAAGTATCGTGACATTCTGGAACCACCAGCTGAGCCACAGATCCAGCGGCAGTCGCCGGTGCTGCAGCGCACCTCTGGAGGCG GTGGACGTCAGATCCAGGACAGCGACTATGAAATTATTGTCGTGGATGAGAACAATCCGTCGGTGCTGGCGGATAATGATTCGCACTCGAGTGGACCGCCATCGATCAAG GCCAACAaccagacaacaacaacaacaacagcccataatattaacaacaacaacactaagacaacaacaacaacaacaaaaagtactACCAttccgacagcagcagccgctgcaacaacaaccacaacaacaacaattaaaatccaacaacaaccattGTCACCACCAAAGCCAATGGTGCCACAGAAATTACCAAAG AGTGTCGACTCGGATGTGGGCTCCCTGAATATGAACTCAACCGAGAACGAAGTTCCTGAGGTGGAGTCCTCTAGCGAGATCCTGATCGATGACCACCACAAGCCCAGCCACTCGAACGACGAGAGTTGGACGGATGTGAATCTGAATGAGGATGCCGCCGTTCAAGCGGCGAGCGCTGGCATGGTCGTTGGACTCGTCGATGCTGGCGACAAGCACGATGCCAGTCATCCTCATGGACAGCATGGACAGCAGACAGGCggcacaggagcaggaggagtgccacagcagcagcaacagcatcagcagcagcatcaacagcaacatggATCGATGGGGCATGGCATCATGGGGGCAGAGCGGGGCGACAAGCCCGACTCGGAGATCTCTGTGGTGCGTGTCCCCGATGGCTATGGCAGTGGCTCAACAGGGTCGGCCTCCGGTGCGCCTGTGGGACCCGGACAGGGCGTCGGCGGTGGCCAACGTCCGCGGCCCGAGGAGCTGCCAATGAAGGCGCCGGCACTCGTAGCCCAGCTGCCGCTGACGACGCCCTCCCGGGAGGCGAGTCTTACCCAGAAGCTGGAGATTGCCCTGGGACCGGTGTGTCCGCTGCTGCGCGAGATTATGGTGGACTTTGCGCCGTTCCTCTCCAAGACACTGGTCGGCTCGCATGGCCAGGAGCTGCTGATGGAGGGCAAGGGGTTGACCACGTTCAAGAACTCGCACTCGGTGGTAGAGCTGGTGATGCTCCTCTGCTCGCAGGAATGGCAGAACAGCCTCCAGAAGCACGCCGGCCTCGCCTTCATCGAGCTGATCAACGAGGGACGCCTCCTCTCGCACGCCATGAAGGATCACATTGTGCGCGTGGCCAACGAGGCTGAGTTCATCCTCAATCGGATGCGGGCCGACGATGTGTTGAAGCACGCCGACTTCGAGTCCCAATGCGCCCAGACGCTGCTGGAGCGGCGTGAGGAGGAGCGCATGTGCGACCACCTCATCACCGCTGCCCGTCGCCGCGACAATGTCATCGCCAGTCGCCTCCTTGAGAAGGTGCGCAACATAATGTGCAATCGCCATGGGGCCTGGGGCGATGTCAGTGGCGTCGGTGCGAgtgcgggtgtgggtgtggggacAGTTGCTGTCCAAAAGGGCACCTACTGGAAGCTGGATGCCTGGGAGGATGATGCCCGCCGGCGCAAGCGGATGGTGCAGAATCCACGCGGCTCCTCCCATCCGCAGGCCACGCTGAAGGCGGCCCTGGAGAATGGGGGCCCCGAGGATGCCATCCTGCAGACGCGTGACGAATTCCACACTCAGATCGCCGTCTCGCGATCCCATCCGTCGGCCCAGCACAACGGGGAGCTGCTGGACGATGCCGAGCTGCTGATCGAGGACCGGGAACTGGACTTGGATCTCACGGGACCGGTGAATATCAGCACGAAGGCGCGTCTGATTGCGCCCGGACTGGTGGCACCCGGCACCGTGTCCATCACCAGCACGGAGATGTTCTTCGAGGTGGACGAGGAGCATCCAGAGTTCCAGAAGATCGATGGGGAGGTGCTCAAGTACTGTGACCATCTGCACGGCAAATGGTACTTCTCGGAGGTGCGTGCGATCTTCTCGCGCCGCTACCTGCTGCAGAACGTCGCCCTGGAGATATTCCTCGCGAGCCGCACCTCCATCCTGTTCGCCTTCCCCGACCAGCACACCGTCAAGAAGGTGATTAAGGCCCTGCCACGTGTCGGCGTCGGCATCAAGTACGGCATACCGCAGACTCGTCGCGCCTCAATGATGTCACCGCGTCAGCTGATGCGCAATTCGAACATGACgcagaaatggcagcggcGCGAGATCTCCAACTTTGAGTATTTGATGTTCCTCAATACGATCGCGGGGCGGACGTACAACGACCTCAATCAGTACCCGATCTTCCCCTGGGTGCTGACCAACTACGAGTCGAAGGACCTGGACCTCAGCCTGCCCTCCAACTACAGGGATCTCTCGAAGCCGATCGGTGCGCTGAATCCATCGCGTCGCGCCTACTTCGAGGAGCGATACGAGAGCTGGGACAGCGACACCATTCCGCCCTTCCACTACGGCACCCACTACTCGACGGCGGCCTTCACCCTCAACTGGCTGGTGCGCGTGGAGCCCTTCACGACCATGTTCCTGGCGCTGCAGGGCGGCAAGTTCGACTATCCCGACAGGCTGTTCTCGTCCGTGTCGTTGTCGTGGAAGAACTGCCAGCGGGACACGTCCGATGTGAAGGAGCTGATACCCGAGTGGTACTTCCTGCCAGAGATGTTCTACAATGCGTCCGGCTATAGGCTGGGACACCGCGAGGATGGGGCCCTGGTGGACGACATCGAGCTACCGCCGTGGGCCAAGAGCCCCGAGGAGTTTGTGCGCATCAATCGCATGGCATTGGAGTCGGAGTTCGTCTCCTGCCAGCTGCACCAGTGGATCGATCTGATATTCGGCTACAAGCAGCGCGGACCGGAGGCCATTCGGGCCACCAATGTCTTCTACTATCTGACCTACGAGGGTAGCGTCGATCTTGACGGCATCCTCGATCCGGTGATGCGCGAGGCTGTCGAAAATCAGATCCGCAACTTTGGGCAGACGCCCAGCCAGCTGCTGATGGAGCCCCATCCGCCGCGCAGCTCTGCCATGCATCTCTCCCCGATGATGTTCAGCGCCATGCCCGAGGATCTGTGCCAAATGCTCAAGTTCTACCAGAACTCGCCCGTCATCCACATCTCGGCCAACACGTATCCACAGCTGTCGCTGCCCTCTGTCGTCACGGTGACCGCCGGCCATCAGTTTGCGGTCAATCGCTGGAACTGCAACTACACCGCATCCGTCCAGAGTCCCAGCTATGCTGAGTCACCCCAATCGCCCGGTTCCAACCAGCCGCTGACCATCGATCCGGTTCTGG CTGTTCATGGAGCCAATAACAATAGCAATGCGGTGAGCCGACGCCACTTGGGCGACAACTTTAGCCAAATGCTAAAAATCCGCTCCAACTGCTTTGTCACCACGGTGGACAGCCGTTTCCTGATTGCCTGCGGCTTCTGGGACAACAGTTTCCGCGTCTTTGCCACCGAAACGG CGAAAATCGTGCAGATTGTGTTCGGACACTTTGGCGTGGTCACTTGCATGGCCCGGTCGGAGTGCAACATCACATCGGACTGCTACATTGCCTCGGGATCGGCGGACTGCAcggtgctgctgtggcactggaATGCCCGCACCCAGAGCATTGTGGGCGAGGGCGATGTGCCCACACCGCGTGCCACGCTAACGGGCCACGAGCAGGCCGTCACCTCGGTGGTGATTAGCGCCGAGCTGGGTCTAGTCGTCTCTGGTTCATCGA ATGGTCCCGTGCTAATACACACGACATTTGGGGATTTGCTGCGTTCGCTGGATCCGCCATCGGAGTTCCATTCCCCGGAGCTGATCACCATGTCCCGCGAGGGCTTTATTGTGATCAACTACGACAAGGGAAATGTGGCCGCCTACACCATCAATGGCAAGAAGTTGCGCCATGAGACGCACAACGACAATCTGCAG TGCATGCTGCTGTCGCGCGATGGCGAATACCTGATGACAGCCGGCGATCGTGGCATTGTGGAGGTGTGGCGCACCTTTAACCTAGCACCACTCTATGCCTTCCCCGCATGCAATGCGGGCATACGATCCCTGGCCTTGACACACGATCAAAA ATACCTGCTGGCTGGACTCTCCACGGGCTCCATCATTGTATTCCACATCGACTTCAATCGCTGGCACCACGAGTACCAGCAGCGCTACTAA